The Microbacterium sp. LWH7-1.2 genome window below encodes:
- a CDS encoding polyprenyl synthetase family protein translates to MSASASPIEAISQRVDMFVSAQRRSVADAGPEAARFVAAGADAVTGGKRLRGRFCISGWRAVEESSGTVGPAPAPVIGAAAALEVFHAAALVHDDLIDNSDTRRGRPSAHRALEAGHRGAGWLGDADAFGRSGAILLGDLLVAWSDDLLEEGLAQTSPDRAAAARRQYALMRREVTLGQFLDIAEESAFASEPDDRHTERALRVASFKSARYSVQQPLAIGAALAGADAAQAAALAAFGHPLGMAFQLRDDVLGVFGDEAATGKPSGDDLREGKRTVLIAYAREALAPTARRIVDELVGDPGLDSSQIASLQQTIVDTGALDRVERLIADYAHEADRALSGARLGNAAVGELRDLARAATVRTT, encoded by the coding sequence GTGTCCGCCTCCGCCTCGCCGATCGAAGCCATTTCCCAGCGAGTGGACATGTTCGTCTCGGCTCAGCGCCGGAGTGTGGCCGACGCCGGTCCCGAAGCGGCCCGATTCGTCGCGGCCGGAGCGGATGCCGTGACCGGCGGAAAACGCCTTCGCGGACGCTTCTGCATCTCCGGGTGGAGGGCTGTGGAGGAGTCTTCGGGCACTGTCGGCCCCGCACCCGCCCCCGTGATCGGTGCGGCCGCCGCCCTCGAGGTGTTCCACGCCGCGGCCCTCGTCCACGACGACCTCATCGACAACTCCGACACGCGCCGCGGCCGCCCGTCGGCGCATCGCGCCCTCGAGGCCGGGCACCGCGGCGCGGGCTGGCTCGGCGACGCGGACGCGTTCGGCCGCTCGGGCGCGATCCTGCTCGGCGACCTGCTCGTGGCGTGGAGTGATGACCTCCTCGAGGAGGGTCTTGCGCAGACCTCCCCCGACCGCGCGGCAGCGGCCCGCCGTCAGTACGCGCTGATGCGTCGCGAGGTCACGCTCGGACAGTTCCTCGACATCGCCGAGGAGTCCGCGTTCGCCAGCGAGCCCGACGACCGGCACACCGAGCGGGCGCTGCGCGTGGCATCCTTCAAGTCCGCGCGTTACAGCGTGCAGCAGCCGCTCGCGATCGGCGCTGCGCTCGCGGGGGCGGATGCTGCGCAGGCGGCGGCGCTGGCCGCGTTCGGGCACCCGCTCGGCATGGCCTTCCAGCTGCGCGACGACGTGCTGGGAGTGTTCGGCGATGAGGCCGCGACCGGCAAGCCGTCCGGCGACGACCTGCGCGAGGGAAAGCGCACGGTGCTGATCGCGTATGCGCGGGAGGCGCTCGCGCCGACCGCACGGCGGATCGTCGACGAGCTCGTCGGCGACCCCGGCCTCGACTCTTCCCAGATCGCGTCGCTGCAGCAGACGATCGTCGACACCGGCGCGCTCGACCGCGTCGAGAGGCTCATCGCCGATTACGCGCACGAGGCCGATCGCGCACTCTCGGGCGCACGGCTCGGCAATGCGGCCGTGGGCGAGCTGCGCGACCTCGCGCGGGCCGCGACGGTCCGCACGACCTGA
- a CDS encoding lysophospholipid acyltransferase family protein: MFYWLMKYVVIGPIVKAIWRPWIVGRRNIPAEGAAILASNHLSFVDSIFLPLMLDRPVVFLAKSDYFTGKGLRGWATRMFFKGTGQLPIDRSGGKASEASLNTGLQVLGSGDLLGIYPEGTRSPDGKLYRGRTGIARMALEAHVPVVPVVMVDTDTMMPIGTTIPRIVRVGIVVGEPLDFSRFQGMEGDRYILRSITDEIMVALQRLGEQEYEDVYASTVKDRLKPKSR, translated from the coding sequence ATGTTCTACTGGCTGATGAAATACGTGGTCATCGGACCGATCGTCAAGGCGATCTGGCGCCCGTGGATCGTCGGCCGTCGCAACATCCCCGCCGAGGGCGCCGCGATCCTCGCGAGCAACCACCTGTCGTTCGTGGACTCGATCTTCCTGCCGCTCATGCTCGACCGGCCGGTGGTGTTCCTCGCGAAGAGCGACTACTTCACCGGCAAGGGGCTCAGGGGCTGGGCGACCCGCATGTTCTTCAAGGGCACGGGCCAGCTTCCCATCGACCGTTCCGGCGGCAAGGCGTCCGAGGCATCCCTCAACACGGGTCTTCAGGTGCTCGGCAGCGGTGATCTGCTCGGCATCTACCCCGAGGGCACGCGCAGCCCCGACGGCAAGCTCTACCGCGGTCGCACCGGCATCGCCCGTATGGCCCTCGAGGCGCACGTTCCGGTCGTGCCGGTCGTGATGGTCGACACTGACACGATGATGCCCATCGGCACCACCATCCCGCGGATCGTGCGGGTCGGCATCGTGGTGGGCGAACCGCTCGACTTCTCGCGCTTCCAGGGCATGGAGGGCGACCGCTACATCCTGCGCTCGATCACCGACGAGATCATGGTCGCGCTGCAGCGGCTGGGGGAGCAGGAGTACGAGGACGTCTACGCGTCGACCGTCAAGGACCGGCTCAAGCCGAAGTCCCGCTGA
- a CDS encoding LysM peptidoglycan-binding domain-containing protein yields the protein MAVAGSIALTLSAAPAHAATTDAAPVSVPRMLGAAAVNVPRVTALPTVRVAAETAPATYTVQRGDTVSRIAARFGLRTNDVLALNGLGWSSTIYPGQVLKLSAAAAPAPAAPAPAPSAGTYTVQRGDTVSAIAKRHGTTTNAVLSANGLGWSSIIYPGQTIRIPGAAAPAASVAAPAPAPAPAPAPDTTSGGSHTITAGETISSIASRYGVTTNAVLSANGLGWSSIIYPGQTIKIPVSAPSIPGLTSEQVSNAQLIVRIGRELGVSDRGIAIALGTAMQESSLRNVTWGDRDSLGLFQQRPSYGWGTAAEVQDAARATRVFFGGAGDPNGSRTRGLRDIPGWENLTFTQAAQAVQISAYPDAYAQWEASAYSWLAALG from the coding sequence GTGGCCGTCGCAGGTTCGATCGCGCTGACGCTGTCGGCGGCGCCCGCACATGCAGCGACGACGGATGCTGCGCCCGTGAGCGTGCCGCGCATGCTCGGCGCCGCCGCCGTGAACGTCCCCCGCGTCACCGCGCTTCCCACGGTCCGGGTGGCGGCCGAGACCGCGCCCGCGACGTATACCGTGCAGCGCGGCGACACCGTGAGCCGGATCGCGGCGCGGTTCGGCCTGCGCACGAACGACGTGCTCGCCCTCAACGGGCTCGGCTGGTCGTCGACGATCTACCCGGGTCAGGTGCTCAAGCTCAGCGCGGCCGCCGCACCCGCGCCCGCCGCACCCGCGCCGGCCCCGTCTGCCGGCACGTACACCGTCCAGCGCGGCGACACCGTCAGCGCGATCGCCAAGCGCCACGGCACCACGACGAACGCGGTGCTCTCGGCCAACGGGCTCGGCTGGTCTTCGATCATCTACCCCGGCCAGACCATCAGGATTCCCGGCGCGGCCGCGCCCGCAGCATCCGTTGCCGCGCCGGCGCCGGCGCCCGCTCCTGCTCCCGCGCCCGACACGACGTCGGGCGGGTCGCACACGATCACCGCAGGCGAGACGATCAGCTCGATCGCGAGCCGGTACGGCGTCACGACGAACGCCGTGCTCTCGGCCAACGGGCTCGGCTGGTCGTCGATCATCTACCCCGGACAGACCATCAAGATCCCGGTCTCGGCCCCCTCGATCCCAGGCCTCACGTCGGAGCAGGTCTCCAACGCGCAGCTGATCGTGCGCATCGGGCGGGAACTCGGCGTCTCCGACAGAGGTATCGCCATCGCACTCGGCACCGCGATGCAGGAATCGTCGCTGCGCAACGTGACGTGGGGCGACCGCGACTCGCTCGGCCTGTTCCAGCAGCGTCCGAGCTACGGCTGGGGCACTGCCGCGGAGGTGCAGGATGCTGCACGTGCGACGCGCGTCTTCTTCGGCGGCGCCGGCGACCCCAACGGCTCGCGCACGCGCGGGCTGCGCGACATCCCCGGCTGGGAGAACCTGACCTTCACGCAGGCCGCCCAGGCGGTGCAGATCTCGGCCTATCCGGACGCGTACGCCCAGTGGGAGGCCTCCGCCTACTCCTGGCTCGCCGCGCTCGGCTGA
- a CDS encoding penicillin-binding protein 2: MTTRSTRSPRRRTVVALAVVLAVLAGFIVRLVDIQVVNADDHIKDSLDVAFAGEQTLYGTRGAIVDTNGQTLAGSILRYDCQLSPLLITQIDEQVLAGESDDRLWADVSNDVAEITGQTPEEVRAIVGAALAEDPNSQYAVLKKGVSTEQFRALADLETPYIACVSHPARTYPDGAVAGNLIGFVGADGTPLESLEQSQNACLAATNGTRTYEKGKDGVVIPGTERETPATDGGTLQLTIDRDLQWYMQQLIAEQTQTMAAQRGAILVYEVKTGKVRAAAEYPTVDPNDFAAAPVKDRTSSIFTDWFEPGSTFKGLTAATVIDAGGQTPSSTVVASGLEGFDGGARVRDSFQHPAYTYTLTGVLIDSSNAGISKFSQKVDKQTRYDYFTRFGIGKGTASGYPGEGQGLIYPADQWGAQTTLNTSFGQGVTTTMPELARAYGAIVNGGMKMPLQIIESCTKADGTVVEPDVAEPERVISEGTSAQMREMLENVFLQAPYAKTVAIPGYRLGGKTGTGEKSDGQGNYKAGVYYTTMVGFAPADDPEYVVVVTLDEPTKVTSSAANATAFQKAMTQVLKTYRVMPSTTSPELLPKFG; this comes from the coding sequence ATGACGACACGAAGCACGAGAAGCCCCCGCCGCCGAACCGTCGTGGCCCTCGCTGTCGTCCTGGCGGTGCTGGCCGGATTCATCGTCCGCCTCGTCGACATCCAGGTCGTGAACGCCGACGATCACATCAAGGACTCGCTCGATGTCGCCTTCGCCGGCGAGCAGACGCTCTACGGCACGCGCGGGGCGATCGTCGACACCAACGGCCAGACCCTGGCTGGCAGCATCCTTCGCTACGACTGTCAGCTGTCGCCGCTGCTCATCACCCAGATCGACGAGCAGGTGCTCGCGGGAGAATCCGACGACCGACTGTGGGCGGACGTCTCGAACGACGTGGCCGAGATCACGGGCCAGACGCCCGAAGAGGTCCGTGCGATCGTCGGCGCTGCCCTCGCAGAGGACCCGAACTCGCAGTACGCGGTGCTGAAGAAGGGCGTGTCGACAGAGCAGTTCCGGGCTCTGGCCGACCTCGAGACGCCGTACATCGCGTGCGTCTCGCATCCCGCACGCACGTATCCCGACGGCGCGGTCGCCGGCAACCTCATCGGCTTCGTCGGCGCCGACGGCACCCCCCTTGAGAGCCTCGAGCAGTCCCAGAACGCGTGCCTCGCCGCGACGAACGGGACGCGGACGTACGAGAAGGGCAAGGACGGGGTCGTCATCCCGGGCACCGAGCGGGAGACACCCGCCACCGACGGCGGCACACTGCAGCTCACGATCGACCGCGATCTGCAGTGGTACATGCAGCAGCTGATCGCCGAGCAGACGCAGACGATGGCCGCCCAGCGCGGCGCGATCCTCGTCTACGAGGTGAAGACCGGCAAGGTGCGCGCGGCCGCGGAGTACCCGACCGTCGACCCCAACGACTTCGCCGCCGCCCCGGTGAAGGACCGCACGAGCAGCATCTTCACCGACTGGTTCGAGCCCGGGTCGACCTTCAAGGGCCTCACGGCGGCGACCGTCATCGACGCCGGCGGACAGACACCGAGCTCCACCGTCGTCGCATCGGGTCTCGAGGGCTTCGACGGGGGCGCGCGCGTGCGCGACTCCTTCCAGCACCCGGCGTACACCTACACGCTCACCGGCGTGCTCATCGACTCTTCGAACGCGGGCATCTCGAAGTTCAGCCAGAAGGTGGACAAGCAGACGCGCTACGACTACTTCACGCGGTTCGGCATCGGCAAGGGCACGGCATCGGGGTACCCGGGCGAAGGTCAGGGGCTCATCTACCCGGCGGATCAATGGGGAGCCCAGACGACGCTCAACACCTCGTTCGGTCAGGGCGTCACCACGACCATGCCCGAGCTCGCCCGCGCGTACGGGGCGATCGTGAACGGCGGCATGAAGATGCCGCTGCAGATCATCGAGTCGTGCACGAAGGCCGACGGCACGGTCGTCGAACCCGACGTCGCCGAGCCCGAGCGTGTCATCAGCGAGGGTACGTCGGCACAGATGCGCGAGATGCTCGAGAACGTCTTCCTCCAGGCGCCCTACGCCAAGACGGTCGCCATCCCCGGCTACCGCCTCGGCGGCAAGACGGGTACGGGTGAGAAGAGCGACGGCCAGGGCAACTACAAGGCCGGCGTCTACTACACGACGATGGTCGGCTTCGCCCCTGCCGACGACCCCGAGTACGTCGTCGTCGTCACCCTCGACGAGCCGACGAAGGTAACATCGTCTGCGGCCAACGCGACCGCGT
- a CDS encoding DUF3040 domain-containing protein, translating to MPLSEQEQRLLDEMERHLMRNDADVVSAPRDGRTLSYRNIVYGTILVLLGLGGLIVGVSQQLIVVGVIGFVVMLGGVLLAVTPGRGPGKVRVEADRPAKPQNSASFMDRMNDRWDKRQEER from the coding sequence ATGCCACTCTCCGAACAGGAGCAGCGCCTGCTGGACGAGATGGAACGCCATCTCATGCGCAACGACGCGGATGTCGTCAGCGCGCCCCGCGACGGACGCACTCTGAGCTATCGCAACATCGTGTACGGCACGATCCTCGTGCTGCTCGGGCTCGGCGGTCTCATCGTCGGGGTCTCGCAGCAGTTGATCGTCGTCGGCGTCATCGGATTCGTCGTGATGCTGGGCGGGGTCCTCCTCGCCGTCACTCCCGGGCGGGGCCCCGGAAAGGTGAGAGTCGAAGCCGACCGACCCGCCAAACCCCAGAACAGCGCTTCGTTCATGGACCGCATGAACGATCGCTGGGACAAGCGGCAGGAGGAGCGCTGA
- a CDS encoding Rv2175c family DNA-binding protein, whose product MTSDAAPRFETDWLTLPDLVEVLGEPLGRVRRLLDEYYLVGSKRDGVFKVPSVFVVDGHPLSSLRGTVFVLHDAGFSDDEAIDWLLSPEDTIGIAPIEALLAGRKSEVRRVARTLA is encoded by the coding sequence GTGACCTCTGACGCCGCTCCGCGCTTCGAGACCGACTGGCTCACCCTGCCCGACCTCGTGGAGGTGCTCGGCGAACCCCTCGGCCGGGTACGCCGACTGCTCGACGAGTACTACCTCGTCGGCTCCAAGCGCGACGGCGTATTCAAGGTGCCGTCGGTCTTCGTCGTGGACGGGCACCCGCTGTCGTCGCTGCGGGGCACCGTGTTCGTCCTGCACGACGCCGGCTTCTCGGACGACGAGGCGATCGACTGGCTGCTGAGCCCCGAGGACACGATCGGGATCGCACCGATCGAGGCGCTCCTCGCCGGTCGTAAGAGCGAGGTCCGCCGGGTCGCCCGCACCCTGGCCTGA
- the pknB gene encoding Stk1 family PASTA domain-containing Ser/Thr kinase yields MSTSQQTDPLIGRLVDGRYRVRARIARGGMATVYVATDLRLERRVALKVMHSHLSDDTVFQSRFIQEARAAARLADPHVVNVFDQGQDGDMAYLVMEYLPGITLRELLREQRRLTVPQAVSILDAVLSGLAAAHKAGIVHRDVKPENVLLAEDGRIKIGDFGLARATTANTASGAQLLGTIAYLAPELVTRGTADARSDIYAIGIMLYEMLTGEQPYKGEQPMQIAFQHATDSVPRPSVKNPGVPEPLDELVLWATEKSPDERPVDAREMLQRLHDIERELGISPVVTRTGPIGIVRDDVAATGELTAVLPGTATGPIATMADVDNAGRLRTATQRRRSRGAWLVVLVLVLATLAGGLGWWFGSGPGSMVAVADVTGMTFDQASARLQEDSLVAVQQGEYSLDVAAGEVIRSDPGGGTRVDKGAEVDVYVSLGPQEATFPSFSGMPEADARAALQAQSVSAPDESATFFTDAAPDVVIGVIIRPAGAPEDGSQDVACMDGCTVHQGDTARLQVSLGPLPNVSGESEGKARSTLEGLGLVVADPSQAESSDSVKAERVIRVIGKEDGTWLAPGDTVTLVVSTGPALFEVPDFEGMTLAAARQAAADAGFTIDYDDRWDAFPDPFTKVESQKPDAGDMEPKGTVISLRIAAAL; encoded by the coding sequence GTGAGCACGAGTCAGCAGACGGATCCGCTGATCGGCCGTCTGGTCGACGGCCGATACCGGGTGCGTGCTCGCATCGCCCGCGGTGGCATGGCCACCGTGTATGTGGCGACAGATCTGCGCCTCGAGCGACGGGTCGCGCTCAAGGTCATGCACTCCCACCTGAGCGATGACACGGTCTTCCAGAGCCGGTTCATCCAGGAGGCCCGCGCGGCCGCCCGCCTCGCCGATCCGCACGTGGTCAACGTGTTCGATCAGGGCCAGGACGGCGACATGGCGTACCTCGTCATGGAGTACCTCCCCGGCATCACGCTGCGCGAGCTCCTGCGCGAGCAGCGCCGGCTGACCGTCCCGCAGGCGGTGTCGATCCTCGACGCCGTGCTGTCCGGGCTCGCCGCCGCGCACAAGGCCGGCATCGTGCACCGCGACGTCAAGCCTGAGAACGTGCTCCTCGCCGAAGACGGCCGCATCAAGATCGGCGACTTCGGTCTTGCCCGCGCGACGACCGCGAACACCGCATCGGGCGCCCAGCTGCTCGGCACGATCGCGTACCTGGCACCCGAGCTCGTCACGCGCGGCACCGCAGACGCGCGCAGCGACATCTACGCCATCGGCATCATGCTGTACGAGATGCTCACCGGCGAGCAGCCGTACAAGGGCGAGCAGCCGATGCAGATCGCGTTCCAGCACGCCACCGACTCCGTGCCGCGGCCGAGCGTGAAGAATCCGGGCGTTCCCGAGCCCCTCGACGAGCTCGTGCTGTGGGCGACCGAGAAGTCGCCCGACGAGCGGCCCGTCGACGCGCGCGAGATGCTGCAGCGCCTGCACGACATCGAGCGCGAGCTCGGCATCTCCCCCGTCGTCACCCGCACGGGCCCCATCGGCATCGTGCGCGACGACGTCGCCGCGACCGGCGAGCTCACGGCGGTGCTGCCCGGCACGGCGACCGGTCCCATCGCCACGATGGCCGATGTCGACAACGCCGGCCGTCTGCGCACGGCGACCCAGCGCCGACGCTCTCGCGGCGCCTGGCTCGTCGTGCTCGTGCTCGTGCTCGCGACGCTCGCGGGCGGCCTGGGCTGGTGGTTCGGCTCCGGTCCGGGCTCGATGGTCGCGGTCGCCGACGTCACCGGCATGACGTTCGACCAGGCGTCTGCACGTCTCCAGGAGGACTCGCTCGTCGCGGTCCAGCAGGGCGAGTACAGCCTCGACGTCGCGGCGGGTGAGGTCATCCGCAGCGATCCGGGTGGCGGCACCCGCGTCGACAAGGGCGCCGAGGTGGACGTCTACGTCTCGCTCGGTCCGCAGGAGGCGACATTCCCGTCGTTCTCGGGAATGCCCGAGGCCGATGCGCGCGCCGCCCTCCAGGCCCAGTCCGTGTCCGCCCCAGACGAGAGCGCCACCTTCTTCACCGACGCCGCCCCCGACGTCGTCATCGGCGTGATCATCCGCCCCGCGGGCGCGCCGGAGGACGGCTCGCAGGATGTCGCCTGCATGGACGGCTGCACCGTGCACCAGGGCGACACCGCGCGCCTGCAGGTCTCGCTCGGCCCTCTCCCGAACGTCTCGGGCGAGAGCGAGGGCAAGGCGCGCAGCACGCTCGAGGGCCTCGGGCTCGTCGTCGCCGATCCCAGCCAGGCCGAGTCCAGCGACTCGGTGAAGGCCGAGCGCGTCATCCGCGTCATCGGCAAGGAGGACGGCACCTGGCTCGCTCCCGGCGACACGGTGACCCTCGTGGTGTCGACCGGCCCTGCGCTGTTCGAGGTCCCCGACTTCGAGGGCATGACGCTGGCGGCAGCACGCCAGGCCGCCGCCGACGCCGGATTCACCATCGACTACGACGACCGCTGGGACGCCTTCCCCGACCCGTTCACCAAGGTCGAGTCGCAGAAGCCCGACGCCGGCGACATGGAGCCCAAGGGCACCGTCATCTCGCTGCGCATCGCCGCCGCCCTCTGA
- the rsmH gene encoding 16S rRNA (cytosine(1402)-N(4))-methyltransferase RsmH: MNLRDIHTPVMLERCVELLAPALEHDGAVFVDATLGMGGHSEAFLQRFPKLQLIGLDRDTDALRIAGERLAPFGDRVHLVHTVYDGIADAVISSGFAAADGILFDLGVSSLQLDVADRGFAYAQDAPLDMRMDQSAGTTAADILATYGEGDLRRIFERYGEEKLAGRYARAIIAARAEAPIDRSGRLVEILQAATPAAVQRTGHPAKRVFQALRIEVNRELSVLERAVPSALGILPVKGRIVVLSYQSLEDRLVKRAFADASASTAPKGLPVELPEHAPKFRLLVKGAELATDEERAVNPRATPVRLRAAERVRPEHAGGAS; encoded by the coding sequence ATGAACCTCCGCGACATCCACACCCCCGTCATGCTCGAGCGCTGCGTCGAGCTGCTGGCGCCGGCGCTCGAGCACGACGGTGCCGTGTTCGTCGACGCCACACTCGGCATGGGCGGCCACTCCGAGGCCTTCCTCCAGCGCTTCCCGAAGCTCCAGCTCATCGGCCTCGACCGCGACACCGACGCCCTCCGCATCGCGGGGGAGCGCCTCGCCCCCTTCGGCGACCGCGTGCACCTGGTGCACACCGTCTACGACGGGATCGCGGACGCGGTGATCTCGAGCGGTTTCGCCGCGGCCGACGGCATCCTCTTCGATCTCGGCGTCTCATCGCTGCAGCTGGACGTCGCCGACCGCGGCTTCGCGTATGCGCAGGATGCGCCGCTCGACATGCGCATGGACCAGTCGGCGGGCACGACGGCCGCCGACATCCTCGCGACCTACGGCGAGGGCGACCTGCGGCGCATCTTCGAGCGGTACGGCGAGGAGAAGCTCGCCGGTCGCTACGCCCGTGCGATCATCGCCGCGCGTGCCGAGGCGCCCATCGATCGGTCCGGCCGCCTCGTCGAGATCCTGCAGGCGGCGACTCCTGCCGCCGTCCAGCGCACCGGCCACCCGGCCAAGCGCGTGTTCCAGGCCCTGCGCATCGAGGTCAACCGCGAGCTGTCGGTGCTGGAGCGGGCGGTGCCCTCTGCGCTCGGCATCCTCCCGGTCAAAGGCCGCATCGTGGTGCTCTCGTACCAGTCCCTCGAAGACAGGCTGGTGAAGCGCGCCTTCGCCGACGCCTCGGCATCCACCGCTCCGAAGGGGCTGCCGGTCGAGCTGCCCGAGCACGCCCCCAAGTTCCGACTGCTCGTCAAGGGTGCCGAGCTCGCCACCGACGAGGAGCGCGCGGTCAACCCGCGCGCCACGCCGGTGCGCCTCCGAGCCGCTGAGCGCGTGAGGCCCGAGCACGCTGGGGGTGCGTCATGA
- a CDS encoding 3-deoxy-7-phosphoheptulonate synthase class II translates to MLQHLDALDHWRTLPIKQQPQWYDAEAVAAASAELATLPPLVFAGEVDNLRDRLARAASGRAFLLQGGDCAETFAGATAEQIRNRIKTVLQMAVVLTYGASMPVVKMGRMAGQFAKPRSSDTETRGDVTLPAYRGDIVNGYDFTEHSRKADPNRLLKGYHTAASTINLIRAFTQGGFADLREVHSWNRGFAQNPANQQYERLATEIDRAIKFMEAAGADFDELKRVEFYTGHEGLLMDYERPMTRIDSRTSTPYNTSAHFLWIGERTRDLDGAHVDYFSKIRNPIGVKLGPTTSPETALELIDKLDPNREPGRLTFITRMGAGKIRDALPPLLEAVKDSGATPLWVTDPMHGNGITTPTGYKTRRFDDVVDEVRGFFEAHRSVGTFPGGIHVELTGDDVTECLGGSEQIDEATLATRYESLCDPRLNHMQSLELAFLVAEELEKR, encoded by the coding sequence ATGCTCCAGCACCTCGACGCACTCGACCATTGGCGGACCCTGCCCATCAAGCAGCAGCCGCAGTGGTATGACGCCGAGGCTGTGGCCGCAGCATCCGCCGAACTGGCGACCCTGCCGCCGCTGGTCTTCGCCGGTGAGGTCGACAACCTCCGCGACCGCCTCGCGCGCGCCGCCTCGGGCAGGGCGTTCCTCCTCCAGGGCGGCGACTGCGCCGAGACCTTCGCCGGCGCGACCGCCGAGCAGATCCGCAACCGCATCAAGACGGTGCTGCAGATGGCCGTCGTGCTCACGTATGGCGCGTCCATGCCGGTCGTGAAGATGGGCCGCATGGCGGGCCAGTTCGCGAAGCCCCGCTCGAGCGACACCGAGACGCGAGGCGACGTGACCCTGCCGGCCTACCGCGGCGACATCGTGAACGGCTACGACTTCACCGAGCACTCGCGCAAGGCGGACCCGAACCGGCTGCTCAAGGGCTACCACACGGCCGCGTCGACCATCAATCTGATCCGCGCGTTCACGCAGGGTGGCTTCGCCGACCTCCGCGAGGTGCACTCGTGGAACAGGGGATTCGCCCAGAACCCCGCCAACCAGCAGTACGAGCGCCTGGCGACCGAGATCGACCGCGCCATCAAGTTCATGGAGGCCGCCGGCGCGGACTTCGACGAGCTCAAGCGCGTCGAGTTCTACACGGGTCACGAGGGTCTGCTCATGGACTACGAGCGCCCGATGACCCGCATCGACTCGCGCACGAGCACGCCGTACAACACGTCGGCCCACTTCCTGTGGATCGGCGAGCGCACGCGCGACCTCGACGGCGCGCACGTCGACTACTTCTCGAAGATCCGCAACCCCATCGGCGTGAAGCTCGGCCCCACCACCTCGCCCGAGACGGCGCTCGAGCTCATCGACAAGCTCGACCCGAACCGGGAGCCCGGTCGCCTCACCTTCATCACTCGCATGGGAGCGGGCAAGATCCGCGACGCGCTGCCGCCGTTGCTCGAGGCCGTCAAGGACTCGGGCGCGACCCCGCTGTGGGTCACCGACCCGATGCACGGCAACGGCATCACGACGCCCACCGGTTACAAGACGCGTCGCTTCGACGACGTCGTCGACGAGGTGCGCGGCTTCTTCGAGGCGCACCGCTCGGTGGGCACGTTCCCCGGCGGCATACACGTCGAGCTCACCGGCGACGACGTCACCGAGTGCCTCGGCGGCTCCGAGCAGATCGACGAGGCCACCCTTGCGACCCGCTACGAGTCGCTGTGCGACCCGCGCCTCAACCACATGCAGTCGCTCGAGCTCGCCTTCCTCGTGGCCGAGGAGCTCGAGAAGCGTTGA
- the mraZ gene encoding division/cell wall cluster transcriptional repressor MraZ, translated as MLLGTHTPKLDDKGRVILPAKFRDDLGGGVVVTRGQDRCLYVFSEKEFERVHDRIREAPLANKQARDFLRMFLSGASAEKPDSQNRITIPPPLRAYAGLERDLVVTGVGAHAEIWDATAWNTYAEANEESYAELEQEVIPGLF; from the coding sequence ATGCTTTTGGGCACGCACACACCCAAGCTCGATGACAAAGGGCGCGTCATCCTTCCGGCGAAGTTCCGCGACGACCTTGGTGGGGGTGTCGTCGTGACGCGCGGACAGGATCGCTGCCTGTACGTGTTCAGCGAGAAGGAGTTCGAGCGGGTGCACGACCGCATCCGCGAGGCGCCGCTCGCGAACAAGCAGGCGCGCGACTTCCTGCGCATGTTCCTCTCGGGCGCGAGCGCCGAGAAGCCCGACAGTCAGAACCGCATCACGATCCCCCCTCCGCTGCGCGCATACGCCGGCTTGGAGCGCGACCTCGTCGTCACCGGCGTAGGCGCTCATGCCGAGATCTGGGACGCCACGGCGTGGAACACCTACGCCGAGGCCAACGAAGAGAGCTACGCCGAGCTGGAGCAGGAGGTGATTCCGGGCCTGTTCTGA